A window of Deltaproteobacteria bacterium contains these coding sequences:
- a CDS encoding nucleotidyltransferase substrate binding protein: protein MALEKKSNLEEAREMLEKALAVYGHDEKLDNKLQLLLITKAFEVLIEYGWKELKRRVEDEGLDAPSPKAAIRAAARLSMISEPEVWIRCLNARNDSVHNYYALPEKDFTMLCYELLKAAAEIVPPKVR, encoded by the coding sequence ATGGCGTTAGAAAAAAAGAGCAATCTTGAAGAAGCGAGAGAAATGCTTGAAAAGGCGCTGGCAGTTTATGGCCATGACGAGAAACTCGATAACAAACTTCAATTGCTACTCATAACCAAAGCCTTTGAAGTGCTAATTGAGTATGGATGGAAAGAGCTTAAGCGCCGAGTGGAAGATGAAGGTTTAGATGCCCCCTCGCCAAAAGCGGCAATTAGAGCTGCTGCAAGATTGTCTATGATATCCGAACCGGAAGTATGGATACGATGTCTTAATGCGCGAAACGATAGCGTTCACAATTATTACGCCCTTCCGGAGAAGGACTTTACGATGTTGTGTTATGAGCTGCTTAAAGCGGCTGCCGAAATCGTTCCGCCTAAAGTGAGGTGA
- a CDS encoding ATP-binding protein, producing MIKRAVIDKILSDIRGDKPLIRAIIGPRQVGKTTAARQIVEALEWPHIYESADSPLPHKAEWITMHWHRARKLAAVKPALLILDEIQKIANWSEEVKRLWDEDRNAKLPLTVLVLGSSALLLAYGLTESLAGRFFSYHFTHWTWSEMKSAFGWSLDKWLYFGGYPGAADFCDDEDKWKHYVNDSLIETVLARDVLQLQRINKPALLRQLFGLSTTCHARIISYNKMLGQLQDAGNTTTLAEYLRLLASSYLVVGLELFSKGVARKRASSPKIILLNNALISAPSVETFKQVLQFPDKWGWLIENAVGAHFYNSLSKTSWHISYWRKGDKEVDFVVQGGDKIFGIEVKSGRLRKTSGLEAFKQQYPQAKTLLVGTTGIPLEEFFSAPAIEWLS from the coding sequence ATGATTAAACGAGCCGTCATTGATAAGATTTTAAGCGATATTCGCGGCGATAAACCGCTAATTCGCGCCATTATCGGGCCGCGACAGGTAGGAAAGACTACTGCGGCAAGACAGATAGTCGAGGCATTGGAATGGCCTCATATTTATGAGTCTGCCGACTCGCCCCTGCCACATAAGGCAGAGTGGATAACGATGCATTGGCATAGGGCACGAAAGTTAGCAGCGGTAAAACCTGCATTGTTAATTCTCGATGAGATTCAAAAAATTGCCAATTGGAGTGAGGAAGTAAAGCGCTTATGGGATGAGGATCGCAACGCCAAACTTCCTCTAACTGTGCTCGTGCTAGGTTCATCTGCTTTACTGCTTGCTTATGGCCTTACGGAGAGTCTTGCCGGACGCTTTTTTAGCTATCACTTTACGCATTGGACCTGGAGTGAAATGAAAAGTGCGTTTGGCTGGTCGCTTGATAAGTGGCTTTATTTTGGAGGTTATCCGGGGGCGGCAGATTTTTGCGATGACGAAGATAAATGGAAGCATTACGTAAATGATTCATTAATTGAAACAGTCCTTGCGCGCGATGTCCTTCAGCTACAAAGGATTAACAAGCCCGCTTTATTGCGCCAGCTATTCGGCTTATCTACAACCTGCCATGCTCGCATCATTTCTTACAACAAAATGCTAGGCCAGCTTCAAGACGCTGGAAATACGACTACTCTAGCGGAATATCTAAGACTTCTTGCAAGTTCTTATCTAGTAGTAGGCTTAGAACTCTTTTCAAAGGGGGTAGCGCGCAAGCGGGCAAGTAGTCCAAAAATAATTTTGCTAAACAATGCCTTAATTAGCGCCCCTTCAGTCGAAACATTTAAGCAAGTGTTGCAGTTCCCCGACAAATGGGGCTGGTTAATCGAAAATGCCGTCGGAGCGCATTTTTATAACTCGCTTTCCAAAACCTCCTGGCACATAAGCTATTGGCGAAAGGGCGATAAAGAAGTTGATTTTGTCGTTCAGGGTGGCGATAAGATTTTTGGGATAGAGGTAAAAAGCGGGCGCCTGCGAAAGACAAGCGGCTTAGAAGCATTTAAACAGCAATACCCCCAAGCAAAAACATTACTTGTTGGAACAACTGGAATTCCTCTTGAGGAGTTTTTTTCTGCGCCGGCAATTGAGTGGCTAAGTTAA
- a CDS encoding flagellar biosynthetic protein FliR → MTELLSDSLDLSILWTWFLLLVRASALLWVLPGIGTSEVPDMIRGSVAIVLSAAIALACDRAPMPSNLIDGGLMVTVEFMLGYLLGAIPLFILSGLAVSGQVTNGAIGLGQANMIDHSLGEQVSVLSKIEMTIGTIIFLLIDGHHAVIRAFAGIDGNVRLGTFTTDMSTADILIDRFRATFELAVITSAPILVTLLVTNFVLGLLTKAVPQINIFIISLPLTIGVGLYIIAFTFPGLTENVVQEFQLLEELLVTLVTK, encoded by the coding sequence GTGACAGAACTCTTAAGTGATTCATTAGATCTCTCTATTCTCTGGACGTGGTTTTTGCTTCTAGTGCGCGCTAGTGCGTTACTTTGGGTGCTTCCGGGTATTGGTACGAGCGAAGTTCCGGACATGATTCGCGGCTCTGTAGCAATAGTTTTAAGTGCCGCAATTGCCTTAGCCTGCGACAGAGCACCGATGCCAAGCAATTTAATTGATGGCGGCTTGATGGTAACAGTAGAATTTATGCTGGGTTACTTATTGGGGGCCATACCGCTTTTTATTTTGAGTGGGCTAGCGGTATCGGGACAGGTCACGAATGGCGCCATCGGACTCGGTCAGGCCAATATGATCGATCACTCGCTAGGAGAGCAGGTATCGGTACTATCTAAAATCGAAATGACAATAGGAACAATAATCTTTTTATTGATCGATGGCCATCACGCGGTCATTCGCGCATTTGCAGGCATAGACGGAAACGTGAGACTTGGTACCTTTACGACTGACATGTCAACGGCTGACATCTTGATTGACCGATTTCGAGCTACGTTTGAGCTTGCCGTAATTACGAGCGCGCCGATATTAGTAACTTTGCTAGTAACAAACTTTGTCCTGGGCTTACTGACCAAGGCCGTACCGCAAATAAACATCTTCATAATAAGCCTACCCTTAACGATTGGCGTTGGCCTATATATTATTGCCTTCACTTTCCCGGGCTTAACAGAAAACGTGGTTCAAGAATTCCAGCTATTAGAGGAATTACTTGTGACACTTGTAACTAAATAA